A single window of Aspergillus puulaauensis MK2 DNA, chromosome 5, nearly complete sequence DNA harbors:
- a CDS encoding uncharacterized protein (COG:I;~EggNog:ENOG410PNQG;~InterPro:IPR002018,IPR029058;~MEROPS:MER0030934;~PFAM:PF00135,PF07859): MMSAAYEIIQHPTIGPIRGTKRQSGVVQFLGIQYATLKDRFARGVLREYNPKGDAMLHAIKHGPISLCPLNGCELDQKLIQKDLPHPEYPQSDTECLTLNIATPPVKDLRGLPVLVLIHGGAYMAGSSSYPHYDLSRITKQSVETGMPLIAVGTNYRLGAPGFLFSSAMKAAGYKPNNGLDDQRLAFRWIKHHIAGFGGDPNRVTCIGESAGGASACFHLHSAEPLFNQLIGMSGTSLLRPRPPQLLEESFQQVVEGLGVQSASPEEQIRTLLEISLDQLRDHAGPRIPLGPMVDGDIIPRATTYQELSEGEPERLFPGIAHCKRIIMGDCQSDSLVFVHQFATRTDILPKTLAQYLSNALNPVDSNLAPAIATAYAIDPSTTSNTTESMERVLDLGNDICFAEAARTFTRAWAGSSVPDTEALLYRFNCPNPWDGPWKGHALHIQDVAYLLLNYQKYLSTGQQQSAIRFANDIIAFSNGKRPWAAYQNHLAEKSMVYFSPMNGDKDCSTFVSDESFGETGRRRILQQVMSVGLLDKVMDAWQMFMAGP; encoded by the exons ATGATGAGTGCCGCCTACGAGATTATACAGCATCCAACTATCGGTCCCATCAGGGGAACTAAACGCCAGTCAGGAGTTGTTCAGTTCCTTGGTATACAATATGCAACTCTGAAAGACCGCTTTGCCCGCGGCGTGCTGAGGGAGTATAACCCCAAAGGCGATGCCATGTTGCATGCAATTAAACATGG CCCAATTTCACTGTGTCCACTGAATGGCTGTGAGCTTGATCAAAAACTCATACAGAAAGACCTTCCTCACCCCGAGTATCCCCAGTCAGACACTGAGTGTTTGACACTGAATATCGCTACACCTCCTGTAAAAGACCTTCGGGGCCTTCCCGTGCTGGTACTGATCCATGGGGGCGCATATATGGCCGGCAGCAGCTCTTACCCCCACTATGATCTGTCGCGTATCACGAAACAAAGTGTGGAAACAGGCATGCCGTTGATTGCGGTAGGAACCAA TTACCGTCTCGGGGCCCCAGGTTTCCTGTTTTCCTCTGCCATGAAGGCGGCCGGATACAAGCCAAACAATGGACTGGATGATCAACGACTGGCGTTTCGCTGGATTAAACACCATATTGCAGGGTTTGGTGGCGATCCTAATCGTGTCACTTGCATCGGAGAAAGTGCTGGTGGGG CATCCGCATGCTTTCATCTACATTCCGCTGAGCCCTTATTCAATCAGCTAATTGGTATGAGTGGGACTTCGCTGCTGCGCCCACGTCCTCCACAATTGCTCGAGGAATCCTTTCAACAGGTTGTCGAAGGGCTAGGGGTGCAAAGTGCCTCACCTGAAGAACAGATACGTACGCTTCTAGAGATCTCTTTGGATCAACTGAGGGACCATGCGGGTCCACGTATCCCTTTGGGGCCAATGGTGGATGGCGATATAATCCCCAGAGCCACAACCTATCAGGAGCTGAGTGAAGGGGAGCCAGAAAGGTTGTTCCCAGGAATTGCACATTGCAAAAGAATTATTATGGGCGACTGCCAAAGCGAC AGTCTGGTATTTGTCCATCAGTTCGCAACAAGAACAGATATCCTGCCCAAAACACTTGCCCAGTATCTGTCCAATGCTCTGAATCCAGTCGATTCCAACCTCGCGCCGGCAATAGCGACTGCCTACGCGATAGATCCATCCACCACGTCAAATACCACCGAGTCAATGGAGAGAGTCCTAGACTTAGGAAATGATATTTGTTTCGCAGAGGCCGCTCGCACCTTTACCAGAGCCtgggctggatcttctgTCCCTGATACCGAAGCCCTGCTCTACCGCTTCAACTGCCCCAATCCCTGGGACGGGCCGTGGAAAGGCCACGCACTGCACATTCAAGATGTTGCTTATTTGCTACTAAATTACCAAAAATATCTATCCACTGGTCAGCAACAAAGTGCGATAAGGTTTGCGAATGATATTATTGCCTTTTCCAATGGGAAACGCCCGTGGGCTGCGTATCAAAATCACCTTGCAGAAAAATCAATGGTTTACTTCTCTCCAATGAATGGTGACAAGGATTGTTCTACATTTGTATCGGATGAGTCATTTGGAGAGAcgggcagaagaagaatttTGCAGCAAGTGATGAGCGTTGGGTTACTAGATAAGGTCATGGATGCGTGGCAAATGTTCATGGCGGGGCCTTGA
- the URE2_1 gene encoding glutathione S-transferase family protein (COG:O;~EggNog:ENOG410PHHE;~InterPro:IPR036249,IPR036282,IPR010987,IPR004045, IPR004046;~PFAM:PF13409,PF00043,PF14497,PF13410,PF13417, PF02798;~go_function: GO:0005515 - protein binding [Evidence IEA];~go_process: GO:0006749 - glutathione metabolic process [Evidence IEA]) yields the protein MSLKPITVYGIGPGPNPWKVVMILEELNIPYIYKLISIPDMKKEPFLSINPNGKSPAIEDPNADITLWESGAILEYLVETYDKQHTISFSTDSKDYFLAKQWLHFQMSGQGLFFGQAFWFTRFHPEKVQSAVDRYVKEVHRVTGVLNRAIEGKEYLVGDKFSYVDAAFVPWFGFVGLWNIDMEKEFPNVKAWLDRLQTRPAIAEALRQKAEASAQH from the coding sequence ATGTCGCTCAAGCCAATCACTGTCTACGGCATTGGCCCTGGCCCCAATCCGTGGAAGGTGGTAATGATTCTCGAAGAGTTGAACATTCCTTACATTTACAaactcatctccatccccgacATGAAGAAAGAGCCATTCCTTTCAATCAACCCTAACGGCAAATCTCCCGCCATTGAAGACCCCAACGCAGACATCACCCTTTGGGAATCTGGTGCGATCCTGGAATATCTTGTTGAAACGTACGACAAACAACATACCATCAGCTTTTCCACCGACTCCAAGGATTACTTCCTAGCCAAGCAGTGGTTGCACTTCCAGATGTCCGGTCAAGGCCTATTCTTCGGTCAGGCCTTTTGGTTCACCCGCTTCCACCCCGAAAAGGTCCAGAGCGCCGTAGACCGCTACGTGAAGGAGGTCCACCGTGTAACTGGCGTCCTCAACCGGGCAATCGAAGGCAAGGAGTACCTAGTCGGAGACAAGTTCAGCTATGTGGATGCCGCGTTTGTTCCGTGGTTTGGTTTCGTCGGCCTATGGAATATCGATATGGAGAAGGAATTTCCCAATGTCAAGGCTTGGTTGGACCGCTTGCAGACAAGACCAGCCATTGCAGAGGCTCTCAGGCAAAAGGCCGAGGCTTCTGCGCAGCATTGA
- a CDS encoding uncharacterized protein (COG:G;~EggNog:ENOG410PHMC;~InterPro:IPR020846,IPR011701,IPR036259;~PFAM:PF07690;~TransMembrane:12 (i78-101o113-131i143-162o168-190i202-225o231-250i298-317o337-357i378-399o414-436i448-466o472-495i);~go_function: GO:0022857 - transmembrane transporter activity [Evidence IEA];~go_process: GO:0055085 - transmembrane transport [Evidence IEA]), which yields MSSTQDTSPAKDVDTTCETQCFEQSDFTSKTSEAVNQLSEQHQTYLLQRHGTLDLDPLPSMNPADPYNWSTRKKVMNLILVAFHGFTGAFTATSIICAYQEVAKDLGVSLQTISYLTSIQIAILGGAPLLWKPLSHRFGRRPIFLLSLLFSCVFNIGCAKSPNYSSMAVCRAFAGLFICPAIAIGTAVVMETFFKHERGRYMGVWALLVSLGVPFGPLIFGFVAQRVGYRWIYWTLAIINGVQLILYIFFGPETRYIGMDENSKSSTFKREYLSFRRIDPTPLTLGEFLHPLTLFTKIPALVAGMTYSMVFLFALVMNSVEVPQLLQRKFELDPQQLGLQFISLVIGCVLGEQLGGVMSDIWMNTRARRIKVKPEPEYRLWLSYIGFLLTTCGMAVFLVCTDQATTGKWTVKPLIGVCIAAFGCQVVTTVMFTYAVDRYSQDAGSVGVFINFLRCVFGFVGPFWFPPMFENIGVATSSAVVAALIVAVSIIPTALMHWQGRKQHGLHHSGEI from the exons CACCAGACATACTTGCTTCAGCGACATGGCACATTAGACCTCGATCCACTCCCTAGCATGAATCCAGCTGATCCGTACAACTGGTCAACTAGAAAG AAAGTTATGAACCTAATCCTCGTCGCCTTCCATGGGTTTACAGGAGCCTTTACTGCCACCAGCATCATCTGCGCATATCAAGAAGTTGCAAAGGACCTCGGAGTATCACTGCAAACCATTAGCTATCTCACCTCCATTCAGATCGCTATTCTAGGAGGAGCTCCTCTTCTCTGGAAACCCTTATCGCATCGGTTTGGACGACGCCCAATCTTCCTTTTATCCCTTCTGTTTAGCTGTGTGTTCAATATTGGATGTGCAAAAAGCCCTAATTACAGCTCTATGGCTGTCTGTCGAGCATTCGCAGGGCTTTTTATCTGCCCGGCTATAGCAATTGGCACCGCTGTCGTGATGGAAACATTCTTCAAACACGAGCGCGGTAGGTATATGGGAGTTTGGGCATTGTTGGTCTCGTTGGGAGTTCCATTTGGGCCTCTGATCTTTGGGTTTGTTGCACAACGGGTAGGATACCGGTGGATATATTGGACTCTGGCAATT ATCAACGGAGTGCAATTAATTCTCTACATCTTCTTTGGCCCTGAGACACGATATATCGGCATGGATGAAAATTCAAAATCATCAACCTTCAAACGGGAATACCTCTCGTTCCGACGCATCGACCCAACACCCTTGACGCTGGGTGAATTTCTCCACCCCCTGACCCTCTTTACCAAAATCCCAGCCTTGGTCGCCGGCATGACTTACAGCATGGTGTTTCTCTTTGCATTGGTGATGAACTCTGTCGAAGTGCCCCAGCTGTTACAGAGAAAATTCGAGCTTGATCCCCAGCAGCTAGGCCTGCAATTTATCAGTCTGGTTATTGGCTGTGTTTTAGGCGAACAGCTTGGCGGTGTCATGTCCGATATATGGATGAATACTCGTGCACGGCGCATCAAGGTCAAGCCCGAGCCGGAATACCGCCTGTGGCTAAGCTACATCGGGTTTCTATTGACAACTTGCGGCATGGCTGTGTTTTTGGTTTGCACGGACCAGGCTACTACAGGAAAATGGACTGTGAAGCCACTCATAGGAGTATGCATTGCCGCATTTGGGTGCCAGGTTGTGACGACCGTGATGTTTACATACGCGGTGGATAGGTACTCACAGGATGCTGGGAGCGTGggtgtcttcatcaacttTCTTCGATGTGTTTTTGGATTTGTTGGACCCTTCTG GTTTCCGCCCATGTTTGAGAACATCGGTGTTGCGACTAGTTCAGCAGTGGTCGCAGCCTTAATTGTCGCCGTTAGCATAATTCCGACGGCGTTGATGCACTGGCAGGGAAGAAAGCAGCATGGTCTTCACCATTCCGGTGAAATTTGA